A region from the Arachis ipaensis cultivar K30076 chromosome B01, Araip1.1, whole genome shotgun sequence genome encodes:
- the LOC107607549 gene encoding probable serine/threonine-protein kinase irlF has translation MAEDRSKSSRLGHPSTILRLCNRAGVLFEDADTDRVKGGRGITKQRMEGITDTQQERRPQGRRRRRPQMEEGQASSAIDLSQMQSTIEKMSRQYMRDKEQQEQYMRAQEQQENWQLKMMEQQENFQLKMMDQQREFHARFLEQQREQSSQSQESFDKLFQQQAEHEKYIQNLYQWKNIYHTAGEQRYLDRIEYDIETQSKLNYIACDMPVVNREIKPFVQCQELVNNQRARAQRNIERMEQRLKEVGL, from the coding sequence ATGGCTGAGGACAGAAGCAAATCAAGCAGACTTGGTCACCCAAGTACCATATTGCGACTGTGCAATAGAGCAGGGGTACTTTTTGAGGATGCAGACACAGACCGGGTAAAGGGAGGCAGAGGAATCACCAAGCAGAGGATGGAAGGTATCACTGACACTCAGCAGGAGAGAAGAcctcaaggaagaagaagaaggagaccaCAAATGGAAGAGGGACAAGCTTCTAGCGCAATAGATTTAAGCCAAATGCAGAGCACCATTGAAAAAATGTCTCGGCAATATATGAGGGATAAGGAACAACAAGAACAATACATGAGGGCTCAGGAGCAGCAAGAGAACTGGCAGCTGAAGATGATGGAGCAACAAGAAAATTTCCAGCTGAAGATGATGGACCAACAGAGAGAATTCCATGCAAGATTTTTGGAACAGCAAAGGGAACAATCTAGTCAATCTCAAGAATCATTCGACAAATTGTTTCAACAACAAGCTGAACATGAGAAGTACATCCAAAATCTTTATCAATGGAAGAACATATACCACACAGCTGGAGAGCAAAGGTATCTAGACAGAATAGAGTATGATATAGAGACTCAATCAAAGCTAAACTACATAGCCTGCGACATGCCAGTGGTGAACCGAGAGATTAAACCATTTGTCCAGTGTCAGGAATTAGTAAACAATCAAAGAGCAAGAGCCCAGAGAAATATAGAAAGAATGGAGCAAAGGTTGAAGGAGGTTGGACTCTAG